A portion of the Malassezia japonica chromosome 3, complete sequence genome contains these proteins:
- the BYE1 gene encoding Transcription factor bye1 (COG:K; EggNog:ENOG503NZY1) — protein sequence MASDSASVRRGSRAKRPAQRFEPEAGHEQKRARPEGTRRTTRAQKEESPSEDEGDSDDGVYCLCRKPNDGSPMICCSTCGEWFHFKCIGLSKKVAEDIDEYECKECQDKEKQAEEEVRKKEDKAAEEEEYNEEAAEEEEEEEEEEEEAQEADSEAHDGSESEPEPAPRRTRAAPRARAPPRAPSKEPARARTAVGKDPVRSHVLKTFTEIFSPLFASAGEKDASERATAYAEELESELHSSLGQREKGRLYKERFRTLSFNLKDHRNTSLHERITSGALSATDLAKLPNEALANDSIREAAEKAKRDALQQSVLREQADGPARKITHKGEIDIERDDAAPYVAPDPRPEMVDPAPEEPSPEPVAERAATPPQRSEPSESPARPAVNFAEAWKEATPKQDDIVDPPSPGFAYAVGGETPPPNEAPFLSESHDADTALDSFLDQPAEESTTPPGTPPLHTPAGRRSQDKMPAHPVVWDGVVTMPEYTSAYVHARQLSEPLYAPTSALWPALFAGAECMVEGRLPSKAAIDYLHQVRQSPRNEIVLMTLDAGGAAPAPERHHEADPTLYASPSLDKLVRYFADKQRFGVLAPAPGMMGTLVKDFYIAPLRATDPVPDWLYTLHPTGLGPMWAESRPADILVAVLVLFRAALEERTAQDSAAPAPPSLPAPTNASGSTPPVSLDALLNVKPDAIQNLLSTLGGAPRPPMGAAPPGMPPALPGMPPMGPGVPPPMHGMSGPPPPRPMRQWGSGAQNPAPSGWEPPRMPPGPPGPPGAPGPFPYGAPMPNWQPSRGGWYGGNPDQADARRGRGGVRRGGRR from the coding sequence ATGGCATCGGATTCTGCGTCGGTACGACGTGGATCGCGTGCGAAGCGGCCCGCACAGCGATTTGAGCCTGAAGCCGGACATGAGCAAaagcgcgcacgcccagaaggcacgcgccgcacgacgcgtGCGCAAAAAGAGGAGAGCCcgagcgaggacgagggGGACAGCGACGATGGCGTCTACTGTCTCTGCCGCAAGCCCAACGACGGCTCGCCGATGATTTGCTGCAGCACATGCGGCGAATGGTTCCACTTTAAGTGTATCGGTCTCTCGAAGAAGGTCGCTGAAGACATTGACGAGTACGAGTGCAAGGAGTGCCAAGACAAGGAAAAGCAAGCGGAGGAAGAGGTGCGCAAGAAAGAGGACAAGGCGGCAGAAGAGGAGGAGTACAACGAGGAAGCAGCGGAGGaggaagaagaagaagaagaagaagaagaagaagcaCAAGAAGCGGACAGCGAGGCACACGACGGGTCCGAGTCGGAGCCGgagccagcgccgcgccgcacacgcgccgcaccacgcgcgcgggcgccgcccaGGGCGCCGTCCAAGGAGcctgcacgcgcacgcactGCCGTCGGTAAAGATCccgtgcgctcgcacgTCCTCAAGACCTTTACCGAGATCTTTTCGCCGCTCTTTGCGAGCGCGGGCGAAAAGGAtgcgagcgagcgcgcgaCTGCCTACGCCGAAGagctcgagagcgagctgcactcgtcgctcggccagcgcgaaAAAGGACGCCTGTATAAGGAGCGTTTCCGGACCCTCTCTTTCAACCTCAAGGACCATCGGAATACatcgctgcacgagcgcattacgtccggcgcgctctCTGCGACCGACCTCGCGAAGCTGCcgaacgaggcgctcgcgaacGACTCGATCCGCGAAGCAGCTGAAAaggcgaagcgcgacgcactCCAGCAGTCGGTGCTtcgcgagcaggccgacggACCTGCCCGTAAAATTACCCACAAGGGCGAGATTGATATCGAGCgagacgacgccgcgccgtatGTCGCCCCAGATCCCCGCCCGGAAATGGTCGATCCCGCGCCAGAGGAGCCGTCGCCCGAACCGGTGGCAGAGcgggccgcgacgcccccGCAGCGCTCGGAGCCGAGCGAGAGCCCTGCGCGCCCTGCCGTCAACTTTGCCGAGGCGTGGAAGGAGGCGACGCCGAAGCAGGACGATATCGTCGACccgccgtcgccgggcTTTGCGTACGCCGTCGGTGGCGAGACGCCGCCCCCGAACGAGGCGCCTTTCCTTTCCGAGTCGCACGATGCCGACACGGCCCTCGACTCGTTCCTCGACCAGCCCGCCGAGGAAagcacgacgccgcccggcacgccccCGCTGCACACCCCGGCTGGCCGGCGGTCGCAGGACAAGATGCCAGCGCACCCGGTGGTGTGGGACGGCGTCGTGACCATGCCCGAGTATACCTCTGCGTACGTCCACGCGCGGCAGCTCTCCGAGCCTCTGTATGCACCCACCTCTGCCTTGTGGCcggcgctctttgccgGTGCCGAGTGCATGGTCGAAGGGCGTCTTCCGAGCAAGGCCGCGATCGACTACCTCCATCAAGTGCGGCAGTCACCCCGCAACGAGATCGTTCTCatgacgctcgacgcgggcggcgcagcgccagcgccagAGCGCCACCACGAGGCGGACCCTACGCTGTACGCttcgccgtcgctcgaTAAGCTCGTGCGCTACTTTGCCGACAAGCAGCGCTTTGGCGTgctggcgccggcgccgggcatGATGGGCACGCTCGTCAAGGACTTTTACATCGCGCCCCTGCGCGCCACAGACCCAGTCCCGGATTGGCTCTACACGCTGCATCCTACGGGCCTCGGGCCCATGTGGGCCGAGTCGCGCCCGGCCGACATTCTCGTCGCGGTCCTGGTGCTGttccgcgcggcgctcgaggagcgcaccgCACAGGACAGTGCGGCACCTGCGCCACCGAGTTTGCCCGCACCTACGAACGCGTCGGgaagcacgccgcccgTGTCCTTGGACGCGCTCCTGAACGTTAAGCCCGACGCGATCCAAAACCTCCTGTCTAcgctgggcggcgcgccgcggcccccTATGGGCGCGGCACCCCCGGGCATGCCGCCCGCACTCCCGGGTATGCCGCCGATGGGCCCTGGCGTCCCTCCGCCGATGCACGGCATGTCCGGCCCCCCTCCCCCTCGCCCGATGCGACAGTGGGGTTCCGGCGCCCAAAATCCGGCCCCGTCGGGCTGGGAGCCGCCACGGATGCCGCCTGGGCCGCCTGGGCCACCTGGCGCCCCTGGCCCCTTCCCATATGGCGCGCCGATGCCCAACTGGCAGCCATCGCGCGGCGGGTGGTACGGCGGCAACCCCGACCAGGcagacgcgcgtcgcggacgcggcggagttcgtcgcggcgggcgccgatGA
- the TOM40 gene encoding translocase of outer mitochondrial membrane (EggNog:ENOG503NURF; COG:U; BUSCO:EOG09262M2J) translates to MAAPAPSAPPMTAQPPTEPIQPTQVVQPVVVVPQPTLWSSLTSYFSSFDPVVRPVADAFANMQQIRKSLNLPSPGSIEKMQNEVKAVQTTNFQFEGARADLTKALNLNPIFQVTHAFTLGAAGKNAYNFGAVYGDENRFYQAGLDDAGNVTMRLNSRWLPGHISKVQAQLAPAGGQTFVQLEHDLQGSDYSANIKALNPSPVNATGIYVANYLQSLTPQFALGTEAVYQRPSPEIEEASIGYMAKLTGKASDWIATAQWQPQGVGQFTYWQQLSPQVDVAGDLQMIMMPQRRDAQASLAARYSFRMATLRAQIDSLGKLSSVYEARISPAFAFTFSGEIDHLNGDAKFGLGVSIESGSEPIDPTQPPPIPPSVPM, encoded by the coding sequence ATGGCCGCCCCTGCCCCGAGTGCCCCGCCGATGACGGCCCAGCCGCCGACGGAGCCGATTCAACCGACGCAAGTCGTTCAGCCTGTTGTCGTCGTGCCGCAGCCGACGCTGTGGTCGTCGCTCACGTCGTACTTCTCGTCGTTCGACCCTGTGGTGCGCCCGGTGGCCGATGCGTTCGCCAACATGCAGCAGATCCGCAAGAGCCTTAACTTGCCAAGCCCCGGTTCGATTGAGAAGATGCAGAACGAGGTGAAGGCCGTGCAGACGACCAACTTCCAGTTTGAgggcgcgcgtgccgacctGACCAAGGCGCTGAACCTGAACCCGATCTTCCAGGTGACGCACGCCTTCACGCTTGGCGCTGCCGGCAAGAATGCGTACAACTTCGGTGCGGTCTACGGTGATGAGAACCGCTTCTACCAGGCCGGCCTGGATGACGCCGGTAACGTTACCATGCGCCTCAACTCGCGCTGGCTGCCGGGCCACATTTCCAAGgtccaggcgcagctggcTCCTGCTGGCGGCCAGACCTTTGTCCAGCTGGAGCACGACCTGCAGGGCTCGGACTACAGTGCGAACATCAAGGCGCTGAACCCCTCGCCGGTGAACGCCACGGGTATCTATGTGGCCAACTACCTGCAGTCGCTCACGCCTCAGTTTGCGCTCGGAACCGAGGCCGTGTACCAGCGCCCCAGCCCCGAGATTGAGGAGGCGAGCATCGGATACATGGCCAAGCTTACCGGCAAGGCGAGCGACTGGATTGCCACCGCCCAGTGGCAGCCCCAGGGCGTCGGCCAGTTCACCTACTGGCAACAGCTCAGCCCCCAGGTGGATGTCGCCGGTGATCTGCAGATGATCATGATGCCGCAGCGTCGTGATGCGCAGGCTTCGCTTGCCGCGCGCTACTCGTTCCGCATGGCGACGCTCCGTGCGCAGATCGACAGCCTGGGCAAGCTCTCGTCGGtgtacgaggcgcgcattTCGCCCGCGTTTGCCTTTACCTTCTCGGGCGAGATCGACCACCTGAACGGCGATGCCAAGTTCGGTCTCGGTGTCTCGATCGAGAGCGGCTCCGAGCCCATCGACCCGACGCAGCCCCCGCCGATTCCCCCGTCGGTCCCGATGTAA
- a CDS encoding uncharacterized protein (EggNog:ENOG503P814; TransMembrane:8 (o1352-1371i1383-1401o1433-1451i1472-1493o1513-1537i1642-1667o1673-1692i1704-1723o)) has protein sequence MSQAALRVPLGFVPRAPQGSAQAWESVWIENKSDTGENGVENDAWVEDGDETAPHASCTASYYLAQAPGTGAGEVYIAVGYSEGTVRMFAAPVDKNTPPAQDDVHERPVRHAHGHRRSSRTTLPGSTSPYSPSSASIWPPMSDVTPSDATTKTSASTASSSISPSSPTHTSVSDGPTQSMSQDVAQFTPKHENAEALLEAQYHATASPCVIAHSGEARQSHVHEHHDAPKHRDRLHSLWERRSSGGMSDPAPLSDRPSEAPSVEPVIDTHLVRAPLLVRSLYTPDASRVTALLVDDRPNDAVLPAQLLVQQASGRVTAWSLPLLQFLGTVQLRVMQHSAPGAEHEVQFVFERQATELGSQLLQPVDAYMHMARLTPCAAPTLVLHPLPVLGSSEQVPLLTWAEYKEWPSRIFVLRTDPVRSTLAVCAVLHAPDVLQRTLCLSLEDKPHLLLYAAGDELVRETYALGDLTQFCQGLSMPAPRPAPNGAPSGTSTPVHAPPGRLSLKHLGLLLPAWTMPKHEPTVSHESSREEMLAPLPDAHKRRLTELVTTAQTAPETSQRALAEATVLAAAVVGSTCALALHASESALLLVDGELEQPYLHLLPSRPISLLPMERTGSLGVLCQHTDHIQCTAEVTDAPPNSLAVAAAGSLLSVPLADTKPDSTHTAPSAVLPLSLTKVILAECKCVHANAATGLISMPLTQLFSDTPLATAQPLPWDAPLTLLQQVANPRTGTRHILGGSAAGDIALWNDGTSALLALDDLRLVQMFPGCGAPLVQIAVRGSELLLAYGERRARIWSLSSQELVRSATAEQLWMLVAQADEAGEAWLRLPVPPAPRSAPGRVDKSAQSGMLSACGAVAEGAVPIILADIRKALDVACKTLRPALGASSLSSALDAYTRHMHDEASARTEAPLADEAAAAKLLTTLRPLFALFLPSDLDQVFAQLQEKTCEAQTPAIVLVPGALGLPGFVSEAAGDQATRSSLRFCLTPEASAQHLLTLTTLLLLASAVPSVHHACRSVLDALLTPAFLASAVGSDAFAPPSLAVLAQFIMDENEVLRTAAALLFRAYAAAASESELARLATVYAPVAYKLDADEAPHAVLLLGLVASARYAYFSPALLKQISVGVAQYLAAPVYRPEGARRAYVALELCCHGCGIWQHYVDAIALVRGIFCIATQPEEAAAGDHAPAIKLSGLSLRGLARRATLELAAKHSALFMSTLAMDILHATSVEQGQVTLRLVAFMIRQKPLVLYPSLPRLVEAVVKSLDPTAGAMRTAMAKSATLMINELPVLPIPAESNPLPAIVPKLPSLLDLVPIKFPKYNVVTRFAHQLGLETAEYPPINLSMTQYFDESLRFALDGAVLATIVYMVHLITARAPPAVRRAGAFAASGVLLTWPLLVGTGESALLNFMRPAIGFRSSLLAWDILQIRSVQEVQSWSLIEFVGYLCFFPVEKEVLEEREKREGFKRNARLQCLKQFPTALCQLFFACVFLLFIPPREHVNEISNVVYCLYSVLMGVEVFLILSSLGLLVMNLFGLVVGMEQEPMFQNPFFTTRLRFFWSRWNRAIATVLHRVIFGGRETYKTLEERKAEEARTRDNSGASSAVDAKANTLRQRKSGSVAPTRQQTNAPPAPRQRSSFVKKSMLALLTFFVSGLFHEYLILFAAPYHFGCETAFFMFNGLGTVLSSGLERFFPKISNKIPGWVRYIAMLTFYASVGYLFFAPFIEANFFANFQELLFAALPSDVAKPRPMFVYLFGK, from the exons ATGagccaggcggcgctgcgggTCCCGCTAGGCTttgtgccgcgcgcgccgcagggaAGCGCGCAGGCATGGGAGAGTGTATGGATTGAAAATAAAAGTGATACCGGCGAAAACGGAGTAGAAAACGACGCGTGGGTCGAGGACGGAGACGagacggcgccgcacgcttcGTGCACGGCTTCCTACTATCTCGCCCAGGCGCCCGGTACGGGGGCGGGTGAGGTCTACATTGCCGTGGGATACTCGGAAGGGACTGTGCGCATGTTTGCTGCGCCGGTAGACAAAAATacaccgccggcgcaggacgacgtgcacgaACGCCCGGTACGACATGCGCACGGCCACCGCCGGTCGTCCCGCACGACGCTCCCGGGCTCGACGTCGCCTTATTCGCCCAGCAGTGCTTCGATTTGGCCGCCTATGAGCGACGTGACACCGTCCGATGCGACGACCaagacgagcgccagcacggcgtcgtccagcatctcgccgtcgtcgcctACCCACACTAGCGTCTCGGACGGGCCGACACAGTCCATGTCACAAGACGTTGCGCAGTTCACGCCAAAGCACGAAAATGCAGAGGCGCTACTCGAGGCGCAGTACCACGCAACCGCGTCGCCTTGCGTCATTGCGCACTCGGGTGAAGCACGGCAGTCGCACGTCCACGAGCACCATGACGCACCCAAGCACCGCGACCGCCTCCATTCGCTTTGGGAGCGGCGATCGTCGGGGGGAATGAGCGACCCGGCACCGCTCTCGGATAGGCCGAGCGAGGCACCGAGCGTCGAGCCAGTCATTGATACCCATCTcgtacgcgcgccgctgctcgtgcgctcgcTGTACACcccggacgcgtcgcgcgtcacTGCGTTGCTGGTCGACGACCGGCCGAACGATGCCGTGCTTCCGGCGCAGCTTCTCGTCCAGCAGGCTTCGGGACGTGTGACGGCGTGGTCGCTTCCTCTCCTCCAGTTCCTAGGTAccgtgcagctgcgtgtGATGCAGCACAGCGCACcgggcgccgagcacgaaGTCCAGTTTGTGTTTGAGCGCCAGGCGACCGAGCTGGGCTCGCAACTCCTGCAGCCGGTCGACGCGTACATGCACATGGCCCGCCTTACgccatgcgccgcgccgacgctcgtctTGCATCCTCTTCCAGTACTTGGCAGCAGCGAGCAGGTGCCGCTCTTGACCTGGGCCGAGTACAAAGAGTGGCCGTCGCGCATTTTCGTGCTACGCACCGATCCCGTGCGGAGTACGCTGGCTGTGTGTGCGGTGCTGCATGCTCCCGACGTTTTGCAACGCACGCTCTGCCTCTCGCTCGAAGACAAGCCGCATTTGCTGCTGTATGCtgcgggcgacgagcttgTGCGCGAGACCtacgcgctcggcgacttGACGCAGTTTTGCCAAGGACTGTCgatgccggcgccgcggcctgcgccgaaCGGTGCGCCGTCTgggacctcgacgccggtccatgcgccgccgggtCGCCTCTCGCTGAAGCACCTCGGTCTGCTACTTCCGGCATGGACTATGCCGAAGCACGAGCCGACGGTGAGCCACGAGAGCAGCCGCGAAGAGATGCTTGCGCCCTTGCCTGATGCTCACAAGAGGCGACTCACGGAGCTTGTTACTACAGCACAGACCGCGCCCGAGACGTCGCAGCGTGCATTGGCCGAGGCTACGGTCCttgccgcggcggtcgtcggcTCAACGtgtgcgcttgcgctgcatgcgTCCGAATCGGCGCTGCTCTTGGTCGACGGAGAGCTGGAGCAGCCGTATCTGCACCTTCTTCCTAGTCGTCCTATCTCGCTCCTACCCATGGAGCGCACAGGGAGCCTTGGCGTGCTATGCCAG CACACGGACCACATCCAATGCACGGCCGAGGTcaccgatgcgccgcccaaCTCGCTCGCGGTGGCCGCTGCCGGTTCGCTCCTGTCTGTTCCGCTGGCCGACACGAAGCCGGATAGCACGCACACGGCGCCCTCGGCGGTACTTCCGCTGAGCCTGACCAAAGTGATCCTTGCCGAATGTAAGTGTGTCCATGCTAACGCAGCCACTGGCCTAATTTCTATGCCCCTGACGCAACTCTTTAGCGATACGCCGCTGGCGACCGCACAGCCACTGCCGTGGGACGCCCCGCTGACGCTCCTACAGCAGGTTGCCAATCCCCGGACGGGCACGCGCCATATCCTTGGTGGATCCGCCGCGGGCGATATCGCGCTTTGGAAC gacggcacatcggcgctgctggcccTCGACGATCTCCGGCTTGTGCAAATGTTCCctggctgcggcgcaccactTGTACAGATTGCAGTGCGAGgcagcgagctgctgctggcgtacggcgagcgccgcgcacggatcTGGTCGCTTTCCTCGCAAGAGCTTGTGCGGAgcgccaccgccgagcagctctgGATGCTCGTTGCacaggccgacgaggccggcgaggcgtgGCTGCGTCTCCCTGTTCCTCCCGCGCCACGCAGTGCGCCAGGGCGCGTCGACAAAAGTGCACAGAGCGGTATGCTGTCTGCGTGTGGCGCGGTGGCCGAGGGTGCAGTGCCGATCATCTTGGCCGATATTCGAAAAGCACTCGACGTTGCGTGCAAGACGCTGCGTCCCGCACTGGGCGCCAGCTCGCTCTCGTCTGCGCTCGATGCCTACACACGGCACATGCACGACGAAGCGTCCGcccgcaccgaggcgccgctcgccgacgaggctgCTGCCGCCAAGCTCCTCACGACGCTGCGACCCCTTTTTGCCCTGTTCCTGCCGAGCGACCTAGACCAGgtctttgcgcagctgcaggaaAAGACCTGCGAGGCCCAGACGCCTGCGATCGTGTTAGTGCCTGGTGCGCTGGGCTTGCCTGGGTTTGTAagcgaggcggcgggcgacCAAGCGACGCGGTCCTCGCTTCGCTTCTGCCTGACACCCGAGGCCAGCGCACAACACTTGCTGACGCTCACGACGCTCCTGCTGCTCGCGAGTGCCGTTCCGTCGGTACACCATGCCTGCCGCTCGGTGCTCGATGCACTTCTGACGCCCGCCTTTCTCGCATCGGCCGTCGGGTCCGACGCTTTTGCCCCCCCGAGTCTCGCGGTCCTCGCGCAGTTTATTATGGACGAGAACGAGGTGCTACGTACCGCAGCTGCGCTCCTTTTCCGCGCAtacgctgctgcagcgagCGAAagcgagctcgcgcggctcgctACTGTCTATGCCCCCGTCGCCTACAAGCTAgacgcggacgaggccCCCCATgccgtgctgctgctcggccttgtGGCGTCTGCGCGCTACGCCTACTTTTCGCCTGCGCTCCTGAAACAGATctcggtcggcgtcgcacagtacctcgcggcgcctgTCTACCGCCCGGaaggtgcgcggcgtgcgtacgtcgcgctcgagctgtgcTGCCACGGCTGCGGCATCTGGCAGCACTATGTCGATGCGATTGCGCTGGTGCGTGGCATCTTTTGCATTGCGACGCAGCCTGAGGAGGCAGCAGCCGGCGACCATGCCCCCGCGATCAAGCTCAGTGGCCTGTCGCTGCgtggcctcgcgcgccgagcgacgctgGAGCTAGCTGCCAAGCACAGCGCGCTCTTTATGAGCACGTTGGCGATGGACATCTTGCACGCGACGTCGGTCGAGCAGGGCCAAGtcacgctgcgccttgtCGCCTTTATGATCCGTCAAAAGCCGCTGGTTCTGTACCCCAGTCTCCCCCGGCTTGTGGAAGCCGTGGTCAAATCACTGGACcccacggccggcgcgatgcgcacggcgatGGCCAAATCGGCGACGTTGATGATCAACGAACTG CCTGTCCTGCCGATCCCGGCGGAGAGCAACCCGCTGCCGGCGATCGTGCCGAAGCTGCCCTCCCTGCTCGATCTTGTCCCGATCAAGTTCCCCAAGTATAATGTCGTGACGCGGTTCGCCCACCAGCTTGGACTCGAGACGGCCGAGTACCCTCCTATTAACCTGAGCATGACGCAGTACTTCGACGAGTCACTCCGCTTTGCGCTAGACGGCGCCGTGCTGGCGACGATCGTCTACATGGTCCACCTGATCACTGCTCGGGCACCACCCGCCGTCCGCCGTGCTGGGGCGTTTGCCGCCTccggcgtgctgctcaCTTGGCCGCTGCTGGTTGGCACGGGCGAGTCGGCCCTGCTCAACTTTATGCGTCCGGCGATCGGTTTCCGTTCGTCGCTGCTGGCCTGGGACATTCTCCAGATCCGCTCCGTGCAAGAGGTCCAGTCGTGGTCGCTCATCGAGTTTGTCGGCTACCTGTGCTTTTTCCCGGTCGAGAAGGAAGTATTGGAGGAGCGTGAGAAGCGGGAAGGCTTCAAGCGCAACGCCCGCCTCCAGTGCCTGAAGCAATTCCCCACGGCTCTCTGCCAGTTGTTCTTTGCTTGCGTCTTTTTGCTCTTTATCCCGCCCCGTGAACATGTGAACGAAATCAGCAATGTCGTGTACTGCCTGTACAGCGTTCTGATGGGCGTCGAGGTCTTTTTGATCCTTTCGTCACTGGGCCTGTTAGTCATGAACCTCTTTGGTCTCGTGGTCGGGATGGAGCAGGAGCCCATGTTCCAGAATCCCTTCTTCACGACGCGCCTCCGCTTCTTCTGGTCGCGCTGGAACCGGGCGATTGCTACGGTGCTCCACCGCGTCATCTTTGGCGGCCGCGAGACCTacaagacgctcgaggagcgcaaggccgaggaggcTCGCACGAGGGACAACTCTGGCGCTTCGTCCGCGGTCGACGCCAAGGCGAAcacgctgcgtcagcgcaAGTCCGGCAGCGTCGCCCCCACGCGCCAGCAGACCAACGCACCGCCCGCGCCCCGCCAGCGGTCGTCGTTTGTGAAAAAGTCGATGCTGGCCCTGTTGACCTTTTTCGTCTCGGGTCTTTTCCACGAGTACCTCATCCTCTTTGCTGCGCCCTACCACTTTGGCTGCGAGACTGCCTTTTTCATGTTCAATGGTCTCGGTACTGTGCTGTCGAGCGGTCTGGAGCGTTTCTTCCCCAAGATCAGCAACAAGATTCCCGGCTGGGTGCGCTACATTGCGATGCTGACCTTTTATGCATCGGTGGGTTACCTCTTCTTTGCCCCGTTCATCGAGGCCAACTTCTTCGCAAACTTCCAGGAACTGCTCTTTGCGGCCCTGCCTAGCGACGTGGCCAAGCCGCGCCCCATGTTTGTATACCTTTTTGGCAAGTAG
- the HTZ1 gene encoding histone H2A.Z (EggNog:ENOG503P342; COG:B), whose product MAAGTGGKSGPTTNQKSEARKPVSQSVRAGLQFPVGRIHRHLKKRSQNSIRVGAKAAVYTSAILEYLTAEVLELAGNASKDLRVKRITPRHLQLAIRGDEELDSLIRATIAGGGVLPYIHKSLIKNQGKTNTKKGAATSE is encoded by the exons ATGGCTGCAGGCACGGGTGGAAAGTCCGGTCCTACCACGAACCAGAAGAGCGAAGCGCGGAAACCGGTGTCGCAGTCCGTGCGTGCTGGTCTCCAG TTCCCTGTCGGCCGTATCCACCGTCACCTCAAGAAGCGCTCGCAGAACAGCATCCGTGTGGGTGCCAAGGCCGCTGTGTACACCAGCGCGATCCTTGAGTACCTCActgccgaggtgctcgagcttgcCG GCAACGCGTCCAAGGACCTGCGTGTGAAGCGTATTACCCCGCGCCACCTGCAGCTTGCTATCCgtggcgacgaggagctcgactcgctcaTTCGCGCGACGATCGCGGGTGGTGGTGTGCTGCCGTATATTCACAAGTCGC TGATCAAGAACCAAGGCAAGACCAACACCAAGAAGGGTGCGGCCACTTCGGAGTAG